One part of the Malus sylvestris chromosome 2, drMalSylv7.2, whole genome shotgun sequence genome encodes these proteins:
- the LOC126607955 gene encoding TMV resistance protein N-like isoform X1 — protein sequence MANQLVPSSSLSSTPSWEYDVFLSFRGEDTRTNFTDHLYSALVRHGIRTFLDDSELPPGEEIAPTLLKAIENSRISVIVFSENYASSRWCLDELVHILECRESKGQMTMPIFYKVDPSDVRNQKSSYGVAIAVPSRKYENDPEKVQGWRTALTKAANLKGYTLKEKEYETKFINDIVEEISTQVLNRTYLHVSDCPVGIESCAKEVEVLLDVGGNDRRVVGIWGTSGIGKTTIAKDVYNAIAHKFEGSCFLADVSETSASREGLIQLQKTLLSKILGGAELNFVNAHEGTSLIKNRLRQKKILLILDDVDKLEQLKDWVDVDCFGEGSRVIITTKDRKLLKFYGGQWIYEVKKLEDDKALKLFSWNAFKRNRPPDDYLSLARRAIVHAQGLPLALNLISSYLRNESIGRWQAVLNSYDSYVGEPYTDIQITLRKTYDAWDYDLQQVFLDIACFFKGENKDYVLQVLSSSTLNVHEDCINVLVEKAIITIEGNRILMHDLLQKMGKKIVYEESPTEPGKRSRVWYHEDVYNVLTENQGTEKIRSIVVELPKSDEIPLNPESFLRMVKLEIFINRNAYFSGRVDYLPNSLRWIDLRGRSLGGRVLRNIKHMVVLNLSSNFHPRHVVCFNVPHSGIRQLKRFKNLAKLTRMNLSGCEFLEKMPDLSGSPNITELDLSGCTSLVEVDDSVGFLDKLESLRLSGCSKLTRFATRLGLRSLIWLNLSGCTRLERFPEIEKNKMKSLKYLYMGQSGIRELPSSIAYLTGLWQLNACGCELQNVPDLSGSPNIRELDLSYCTSLVEVDDSVGFLDKLESLCLSGCFELTRFPTRLGSRSLRTLSLSGCRRLESFPEISNSLKCLYIGESGIRELPPIAYFTGLETLNANGCELQNIQLLPDGKKVKFDEVSSRLSLNLSGCKLSESDFFVPLDCWSTLRELDLSRNNFVSLPDCISEAVNLKKLYLCDCKRLREIPVLPPKLEELYLDGCTSLDKIPKLPPRLGRLRLRNCSGLSGDEVAKLLVAKLENEWLNEEIDLSRNNFVSLPDCISKAVNLLTLDLSDCKWLREIPVLPPRLWQLDLDGCTSLEKIPKLPPSLEELRLCNCSGLSGDEVAKLENNLLKEDILVARLENNKEIYSEAQLSIIYPGNEVPKWFSYTSNHPTTIQPLPGYEWDEYERKEEFVGGSEYRFEIPLKLQEGEKLLGLALSYVLEPFTNDEYPEDSEILIDGKILVDHFRFYRGDLKATHVRLALVDELWYDEDMDICQVEFLFPKGCPIKSCGVHCLLRNQDSGSSYSEDEEDEEQEQEQPSDSDIEEDEDPMQRAQFQQQQQQQQQQQQQQLRQQQFQQPMQPVSSIKRPYDGGVCDHRLRQYLDHQRQRPAVNQLDQVAQKCQSTIADSGSDGISQQDLQTNSNMVPTAGRQLAKSLEMQVYAIAISEVVNSMKDLVDFCRENKVGPIEALKVYPRHASANIDNSTGGGVNNTYNQRAPDLPSNLHLQEDGFFNSNPDDNMYPQISSDIVLRPTSSLGKRPHPRGSSDIVDDEYDHPKRRQIDIEEEEEQEQPSASDDPQFQIS from the exons ATGGCCAATCAACTtgtcccttcttcttccttaagCAGTACTCCTTCATGGGAATACGATGTCTTTTTGAGCTTTAGAGGTGAGGATACACGCACCAATTTTACAGATCATCTATACAGTGCCTTGGTCCGTCACGGAATCCGCACCTTTCTTGATGATAGTGAACTTCCACCAGGAGAAGAAATAGCACCAACGCTTCTCAAAGCAATTGAAAACTCGAGAATTTCTGTCATCGTGTTCTCTGAAAACTATGCATCTTCAAGATGGTGCTTGGACGAGCTCGTACATATCCTTGAATGTAGAGAGTCAAAGGGACAAATGACAATGCCAATCTTCTACAAGGTGGATCCATCGGATGTCCGAAACCAAAAAAGTAGTTATGGTGTTGCGATTGCTGTTCCTAGCCGCAAATATGAGAATGACCCGGAGAAGGTGCAAGGATGGAGGACAGCTCTTACAAAAGCAGCAAATCTGAAAGGATATACTCTCAAAGAGAAAGA GTATGAAACTAAATTTATTAACGACATCGTTGAGGAGATTTCAACCCAAGTATTAAATCGCACATATTTGCATGTGTCTGACTGCCCAGTTGGAATAGAGTCTTGTGCAAAAGAGGTGGAAGTGCTTTTAGATGTCGGTGGAAATGATCGTCGTGTAGTTGGGATTTGGGGGACATCTGGAATAGGCAAGACAACAATTGCAAAAGATGTTTATAATGCAATTGCTCATAAGTTTGAAGGCAGTTGTTTCCTGGCAGATGTTAGTGAAACATCGGCATCACGTGAAGGCCTAATCCAACTACAGAAGACTCTTCTATCTAAAATTCTTGGTGGTGCGGAGTTGAACTTTGTCAATGCTCATGAAGGAACCAGTCTTATTAAGAATCGGTTGAGACAAAAGAAGATTCTCTTAATTCTTGATGACGTGGATAAATTGGAGCAGTTAAAAGACTGGGTCGATGTCGATTGTTTCGGTGAGGGTAGCAGAGTGATCATAACCACAAAAGATAGAAAATTGCTAAAATTTTATGGAGGTCAGTGGATATATGAAGTCAAAAAGTTAGAAGACGACAAAGCACTTAAGCTTTTTAGTTGGAATGCCTTCAAAAGAAATAGACCTCCAGATGATTATTTGAGCCTCGCACGACGTGCAATAGTCCATGCTCAAGGCCTTCCGTTGGCTCTTAATCTTATAAGTTCTTATCTGCGCAATGAAAGTATAGGTCGTTGGCAAGCTGTATTGAACAGTTACGATTCTTACGTTGGAGAACCTTATACAGATATTCAAATAACACTTCGAAAAACTTATGATGCCTGGGATTATGACTTGCAACAAGTTTTCCTAGACATTGCATGTTTTTTTAAGGGTGAAAATAAAGACTACGTGTTACAAGTGTTAAGCAGTTCGACGCTCAATGTACATGAAGATTGTATTAATGTACTCGTTGAGAAAGCCATTATAACTATTGAAGGTAATCGGATTTTGATGCATGACTTGCTACAAAAAATGGGTAAGAAAATAGTTTACGAAGAATCGCCCACTGAACCAGGCAAGCGAAGCAGGGTGTGGTATCATGAAGATGTGTACAATGTTCTAACTGAAAACCAA ggaacGGAGAAAATTAGAAGCATTGTGGTGGAGCTGCCCAAATCAGATGAGATACCCTTGAATCCAGAAAGTTTTTTGAGGATGgtaaaacttgaaatttttatAAATCGGAATGCATATTTTTCTGGACGTGTTGATTATTTGCCCAACAGTTTAAGGTGGATTGACTTGCGTGGACGATCCTTGGGTGGACGAGTCTTGCGTAATATTAAGCATATGGTTGTGCTCAATTTGTCGTCCAATTTTCATCCAAGACATGTTGTTTGTTTTAATGTGCCACACAGTGGCATAAGACAATTGAAGAGATTTAAG AATTTGGCAAAGCTTACACGGATGAATTTAAGCGGTTGcgaatttttggaaaaaatgCCTGACTTATCTGGAAGCCCAAACATAACTGAGTTGGATCTAAGTGGCTGCACAAGTTTGGTCGAGGTTGATGATTCGGTTGGATTCCTCGATAAACTTGAAAGTTTACGTCTTTCTGGGTGCTCTAAGCTTACAAGGTTTGCAACAAGACTTGGATTGAGATCCCTTATATGGCTTAATCTTAGTGGTTGCACAAGGCTGGAGAGATTTCCAGAAATAGAGAAGAACAAGATGAAATCTTTGAAGTATTTGTATATGGGACAAAGTGGCATAAGAGAATTGCCTTCATCAATTGCGTATCTTACTGGGCTTTGGCAGTTGAACGCATGTGGTTGTGAGTTGCAAAATGTCCCCGACTTATCCGGAAGTCCAAACATAAGGGAGTTGGATCTAAGTTACTGCACAAGTTTGGTCGAGGTTGATGATTCGGTTGGATTCCTCGATAAACTTGAAAGTTTGTGTCTTTCTGGGTGCTTTGAGCTTACAAGGTTTCCAACAAGACTTGGATCGAGGTCCCTAagaacactttctctctcaggTTGCAGAAGGCTCGAGAGTTTCCCAGAAATATCCAACTCCCTAAAATGTTTGTATATAGGAGAAAGTGGCATAAGAGAATTGCCACCAATTGCTTATTTTACTGGGCTTGAGACATTGAACGCAAATGGTTGTGAGTTGCAAAATATCCAACTCCTCCCTGATGGAAAGAAGGTGAAGTTTGATGAAGTTTCATCCAGGCTGTCTCTTAATCTTTCAGGATGCAAGTTATCAGAAAGTGATTTCTTTGTGCCTCTTGATTGCTGGTCCACATTAAGAGAACTTGATCTGTCGAGAAACAATTTTGTTAGCCTTCCGGATTGTATTAGCGAAGCTGTCAACTTGAAGAAACTTTACTTGTGCGATTGCAAGAGGCTTCGAGAAATTCCAGTCCTTCCACCAAAACTAGAAGAGTTATATCTGGATGGTTGCACATCATTGGACAAAATTCCAAAACTGCCCCCGAGGCTTGGGCGTCTTAGATTGCGTAACTGCTCTGGACTAAGTGGTGATGAGGTGGCAAAGTTGTTAGTGGCAAAGTTGGAAAACGAGTGGTTGAATGAG GAAATTGATCTGTCAAGAAACAATTTTGTTAGCCTTCCGGATTGTATTAGCAAAGCTGTCAACTTGTTGACTCTTGACTTGTCGGATTGCAAGTGGCTTCGAGAAATTCCAGTCCTTCCACCAAGACTATGGCAGTTAGATCTGGATGGCTGCACATCATTGGAGAAAATTCCAAAACTGCCCCCGAGCCTTGAGGAGCTTAGATTGTGTAACTGCTCTGGACTAAGTGGTGATGAGGTGGCAAAGTTGGAAAACAACTTGTTGAAAGAG GATATATTGGTGGCAAGGTTGGAAAACAATAAA GAAATATATTCGGAAGCTCAATTGAGCATTATTTACCCAGGCAATGAAGTTCCAAAGTGGTTCAGCTATACCTCTAACCATCCCACAACCATTCAACCTCTACCAGGATATGAATGGGATGAATATGAGAGGAAAGAAGAATTTGTTGGAGGCAGTGAATATCGTTTTGAAATTCCTCTAAAATTACAAGAGGGGGAGAAGTTATTAGGATTGGCTCTATCTTATGTTCTTGAACCATTTACTAATGATGAATATCCTGAAGATTCGGAAATTTTGATCGACGGAAAAATACTTGTGGACCATTTTAGATTCTATCGTGGGGACTTAAAGGCAACTCATGTGAGGCTTGCGTTAGTTGATGAACTTTGGTATGATGAGGACATGGATATTTGTCAAGTTGAATTTCTTTTCCCCAAAGGGTGTCCCATTAAAAGCTGCGGCGTGCACTGCCTATTGCGCAACCAAGACAGTGGATCCTCATATTCGGAGGATGAGGAGGATGAGGAGCAAGAGCAAGAGCAACCGTCCGACTCAGATATTGAGGAGGATGAGGATCCAATGCAGAGAGCCCAATttcagcagcagcaacagcaacaacagcaacaacaacagcagCAGTTGAGACAACAGCAATTTCAACAACCAATGCAGCCAGTATCTTCCATTAAGCGTCCCTATGATGGTGGTGTATGTGATCATAGGCTGAGGCAATATTTAGATCATCAGCGGCAACGGCCTGCT GTGAATCAGTTGGATCAAGTTGCTCAGAAATGCCAAAGCACAATAGCTGACAGTGGATCTGATGGGATTTCTCAGCAGGATCTACAAACAAACAGCAATAT GGTACCGACAGCTGGACGGCAGCTCGCAAAGAGTTTGGAGATGCAGGTATATGCTATTGCA ATCTCAGAGGTTGTCAATAGCATGAAGGACTTGGTTGACTTCTGCAGGGAGAACAAAGTTGGGCCAATTG AGGCCTTGAAGGTTTATCCTCGGCATGCCAGTGCAAACATCGACAATTCCACAGGTGGTGGTGTTAACAACACATACAACCAAAGAGCCCCGGATTTACCCTCAAACCTTCACTTGCAAGAGGACGGTTTTTTTAACAGCAATCCTGACGATAACATGTATCCTCAGATATCGTCAGATATCGTCTTGAGACCAACGAGTAGTCTTGGGAAGAGGCCCCATCCACGTGGATCCTCAGATATCGTCGATGATGAATATGATCATCCAAAACGCAGGCAGATTGATattgaggaggaagaggagcaAGAGCAACCGTCTGCTTCAGATGATCCGCAATTTCAGATTTCTTAG
- the LOC126607955 gene encoding TMV resistance protein N-like isoform X4 — MANQLVPSSSLSSTPSWEYDVFLSFRGEDTRTNFTDHLYSALVRHGIRTFLDDSELPPGEEIAPTLLKAIENSRISVIVFSENYASSRWCLDELVHILECRESKGQMTMPIFYKVDPSDVRNQKSSYGVAIAVPSRKYENDPEKVQGWRTALTKAANLKGYTLKEKEYETKFINDIVEEISTQVLNRTYLHVSDCPVGIESCAKEVEVLLDVGGNDRRVVGIWGTSGIGKTTIAKDVYNAIAHKFEGSCFLADVSETSASREGLIQLQKTLLSKILGGAELNFVNAHEGTSLIKNRLRQKKILLILDDVDKLEQLKDWVDVDCFGEGSRVIITTKDRKLLKFYGGQWIYEVKKLEDDKALKLFSWNAFKRNRPPDDYLSLARRAIVHAQGLPLALNLISSYLRNESIGRWQAVLNSYDSYVGEPYTDIQITLRKTYDAWDYDLQQVFLDIACFFKGENKDYVLQVLSSSTLNVHEDCINVLVEKAIITIEGNRILMHDLLQKMGKKIVYEESPTEPGKRSRVWYHEDVYNVLTENQGTEKIRSIVVELPKSDEIPLNPESFLRMVKLEIFINRNAYFSGRVDYLPNSLRWIDLRGRSLGGRVLRNIKHMVVLNLSSNFHPRHVVCFNVPHSGIRQLKRFKNLAKLTRMNLSGCEFLEKMPDLSGSPNITELDLSGCTSLVEVDDSVGFLDKLESLRLSGCSKLTRFATRLGLRSLIWLNLSGCTRLERFPEIEKNKMKSLKYLYMGQSGIRELPSSIAYLTGLWQLNACGCELQNVPDLSGSPNIRELDLSYCTSLVEVDDSVGFLDKLESLCLSGCFELTRFPTRLGSRSLRTLSLSGCRRLESFPEISNSLKCLYIGESGIRELPPIAYFTGLETLNANGCELQNIQLLPDGKKVKFDEVSSRLSLNLSGCKLSESDFFVPLDCWSTLRELDLSRNNFVSLPDCISEAVNLKKLYLCDCKRLREIPVLPPKLEELYLDGCTSLDKIPKLPPRLGRLRLRNCSGLSGDEVAKLENNLLKEDILVARLENNKEIYSEAQLSIIYPGNEVPKWFSYTSNHPTTIQPLPGYEWDEYERKEEFVGGSEYRFEIPLKLQEGEKLLGLALSYVLEPFTNDEYPEDSEILIDGKILVDHFRFYRGDLKATHVRLALVDELWYDEDMDICQVEFLFPKGCPIKSCGVHCLLRNQDSGSSYSEDEEDEEQEQEQPSDSDIEEDEDPMQRAQFQQQQQQQQQQQQQQLRQQQFQQPMQPVSSIKRPYDGGVCDHRLRQYLDHQRQRPAVNQLDQVAQKCQSTIADSGSDGISQQDLQTNSNMVPTAGRQLAKSLEMQVYAIAISEVVNSMKDLVDFCRENKVGPIEALKVYPRHASANIDNSTGGGVNNTYNQRAPDLPSNLHLQEDGFFNSNPDDNMYPQISSDIVLRPTSSLGKRPHPRGSSDIVDDEYDHPKRRQIDIEEEEEQEQPSASDDPQFQIS; from the exons ATGGCCAATCAACTtgtcccttcttcttccttaagCAGTACTCCTTCATGGGAATACGATGTCTTTTTGAGCTTTAGAGGTGAGGATACACGCACCAATTTTACAGATCATCTATACAGTGCCTTGGTCCGTCACGGAATCCGCACCTTTCTTGATGATAGTGAACTTCCACCAGGAGAAGAAATAGCACCAACGCTTCTCAAAGCAATTGAAAACTCGAGAATTTCTGTCATCGTGTTCTCTGAAAACTATGCATCTTCAAGATGGTGCTTGGACGAGCTCGTACATATCCTTGAATGTAGAGAGTCAAAGGGACAAATGACAATGCCAATCTTCTACAAGGTGGATCCATCGGATGTCCGAAACCAAAAAAGTAGTTATGGTGTTGCGATTGCTGTTCCTAGCCGCAAATATGAGAATGACCCGGAGAAGGTGCAAGGATGGAGGACAGCTCTTACAAAAGCAGCAAATCTGAAAGGATATACTCTCAAAGAGAAAGA GTATGAAACTAAATTTATTAACGACATCGTTGAGGAGATTTCAACCCAAGTATTAAATCGCACATATTTGCATGTGTCTGACTGCCCAGTTGGAATAGAGTCTTGTGCAAAAGAGGTGGAAGTGCTTTTAGATGTCGGTGGAAATGATCGTCGTGTAGTTGGGATTTGGGGGACATCTGGAATAGGCAAGACAACAATTGCAAAAGATGTTTATAATGCAATTGCTCATAAGTTTGAAGGCAGTTGTTTCCTGGCAGATGTTAGTGAAACATCGGCATCACGTGAAGGCCTAATCCAACTACAGAAGACTCTTCTATCTAAAATTCTTGGTGGTGCGGAGTTGAACTTTGTCAATGCTCATGAAGGAACCAGTCTTATTAAGAATCGGTTGAGACAAAAGAAGATTCTCTTAATTCTTGATGACGTGGATAAATTGGAGCAGTTAAAAGACTGGGTCGATGTCGATTGTTTCGGTGAGGGTAGCAGAGTGATCATAACCACAAAAGATAGAAAATTGCTAAAATTTTATGGAGGTCAGTGGATATATGAAGTCAAAAAGTTAGAAGACGACAAAGCACTTAAGCTTTTTAGTTGGAATGCCTTCAAAAGAAATAGACCTCCAGATGATTATTTGAGCCTCGCACGACGTGCAATAGTCCATGCTCAAGGCCTTCCGTTGGCTCTTAATCTTATAAGTTCTTATCTGCGCAATGAAAGTATAGGTCGTTGGCAAGCTGTATTGAACAGTTACGATTCTTACGTTGGAGAACCTTATACAGATATTCAAATAACACTTCGAAAAACTTATGATGCCTGGGATTATGACTTGCAACAAGTTTTCCTAGACATTGCATGTTTTTTTAAGGGTGAAAATAAAGACTACGTGTTACAAGTGTTAAGCAGTTCGACGCTCAATGTACATGAAGATTGTATTAATGTACTCGTTGAGAAAGCCATTATAACTATTGAAGGTAATCGGATTTTGATGCATGACTTGCTACAAAAAATGGGTAAGAAAATAGTTTACGAAGAATCGCCCACTGAACCAGGCAAGCGAAGCAGGGTGTGGTATCATGAAGATGTGTACAATGTTCTAACTGAAAACCAA ggaacGGAGAAAATTAGAAGCATTGTGGTGGAGCTGCCCAAATCAGATGAGATACCCTTGAATCCAGAAAGTTTTTTGAGGATGgtaaaacttgaaatttttatAAATCGGAATGCATATTTTTCTGGACGTGTTGATTATTTGCCCAACAGTTTAAGGTGGATTGACTTGCGTGGACGATCCTTGGGTGGACGAGTCTTGCGTAATATTAAGCATATGGTTGTGCTCAATTTGTCGTCCAATTTTCATCCAAGACATGTTGTTTGTTTTAATGTGCCACACAGTGGCATAAGACAATTGAAGAGATTTAAG AATTTGGCAAAGCTTACACGGATGAATTTAAGCGGTTGcgaatttttggaaaaaatgCCTGACTTATCTGGAAGCCCAAACATAACTGAGTTGGATCTAAGTGGCTGCACAAGTTTGGTCGAGGTTGATGATTCGGTTGGATTCCTCGATAAACTTGAAAGTTTACGTCTTTCTGGGTGCTCTAAGCTTACAAGGTTTGCAACAAGACTTGGATTGAGATCCCTTATATGGCTTAATCTTAGTGGTTGCACAAGGCTGGAGAGATTTCCAGAAATAGAGAAGAACAAGATGAAATCTTTGAAGTATTTGTATATGGGACAAAGTGGCATAAGAGAATTGCCTTCATCAATTGCGTATCTTACTGGGCTTTGGCAGTTGAACGCATGTGGTTGTGAGTTGCAAAATGTCCCCGACTTATCCGGAAGTCCAAACATAAGGGAGTTGGATCTAAGTTACTGCACAAGTTTGGTCGAGGTTGATGATTCGGTTGGATTCCTCGATAAACTTGAAAGTTTGTGTCTTTCTGGGTGCTTTGAGCTTACAAGGTTTCCAACAAGACTTGGATCGAGGTCCCTAagaacactttctctctcaggTTGCAGAAGGCTCGAGAGTTTCCCAGAAATATCCAACTCCCTAAAATGTTTGTATATAGGAGAAAGTGGCATAAGAGAATTGCCACCAATTGCTTATTTTACTGGGCTTGAGACATTGAACGCAAATGGTTGTGAGTTGCAAAATATCCAACTCCTCCCTGATGGAAAGAAGGTGAAGTTTGATGAAGTTTCATCCAGGCTGTCTCTTAATCTTTCAGGATGCAAGTTATCAGAAAGTGATTTCTTTGTGCCTCTTGATTGCTGGTCCACATTAAGAGAACTTGATCTGTCGAGAAACAATTTTGTTAGCCTTCCGGATTGTATTAGCGAAGCTGTCAACTTGAAGAAACTTTACTTGTGCGATTGCAAGAGGCTTCGAGAAATTCCAGTCCTTCCACCAAAACTAGAAGAGTTATATCTGGATGGTTGCACATCATTGGACAAAATTCCAAAACTGCCCCCGAGGCTTGGGCGTCTTAGATTGCGTAACTGCTCTGGACTAAGTGGTGATGAG GTGGCAAAGTTGGAAAACAACTTGTTGAAAGAG GATATATTGGTGGCAAGGTTGGAAAACAATAAA GAAATATATTCGGAAGCTCAATTGAGCATTATTTACCCAGGCAATGAAGTTCCAAAGTGGTTCAGCTATACCTCTAACCATCCCACAACCATTCAACCTCTACCAGGATATGAATGGGATGAATATGAGAGGAAAGAAGAATTTGTTGGAGGCAGTGAATATCGTTTTGAAATTCCTCTAAAATTACAAGAGGGGGAGAAGTTATTAGGATTGGCTCTATCTTATGTTCTTGAACCATTTACTAATGATGAATATCCTGAAGATTCGGAAATTTTGATCGACGGAAAAATACTTGTGGACCATTTTAGATTCTATCGTGGGGACTTAAAGGCAACTCATGTGAGGCTTGCGTTAGTTGATGAACTTTGGTATGATGAGGACATGGATATTTGTCAAGTTGAATTTCTTTTCCCCAAAGGGTGTCCCATTAAAAGCTGCGGCGTGCACTGCCTATTGCGCAACCAAGACAGTGGATCCTCATATTCGGAGGATGAGGAGGATGAGGAGCAAGAGCAAGAGCAACCGTCCGACTCAGATATTGAGGAGGATGAGGATCCAATGCAGAGAGCCCAATttcagcagcagcaacagcaacaacagcaacaacaacagcagCAGTTGAGACAACAGCAATTTCAACAACCAATGCAGCCAGTATCTTCCATTAAGCGTCCCTATGATGGTGGTGTATGTGATCATAGGCTGAGGCAATATTTAGATCATCAGCGGCAACGGCCTGCT GTGAATCAGTTGGATCAAGTTGCTCAGAAATGCCAAAGCACAATAGCTGACAGTGGATCTGATGGGATTTCTCAGCAGGATCTACAAACAAACAGCAATAT GGTACCGACAGCTGGACGGCAGCTCGCAAAGAGTTTGGAGATGCAGGTATATGCTATTGCA ATCTCAGAGGTTGTCAATAGCATGAAGGACTTGGTTGACTTCTGCAGGGAGAACAAAGTTGGGCCAATTG AGGCCTTGAAGGTTTATCCTCGGCATGCCAGTGCAAACATCGACAATTCCACAGGTGGTGGTGTTAACAACACATACAACCAAAGAGCCCCGGATTTACCCTCAAACCTTCACTTGCAAGAGGACGGTTTTTTTAACAGCAATCCTGACGATAACATGTATCCTCAGATATCGTCAGATATCGTCTTGAGACCAACGAGTAGTCTTGGGAAGAGGCCCCATCCACGTGGATCCTCAGATATCGTCGATGATGAATATGATCATCCAAAACGCAGGCAGATTGATattgaggaggaagaggagcaAGAGCAACCGTCTGCTTCAGATGATCCGCAATTTCAGATTTCTTAG